In Balaenoptera acutorostrata chromosome 19, mBalAcu1.1, whole genome shotgun sequence, the following proteins share a genomic window:
- the AKTIP gene encoding AKT-interacting protein isoform X1, translated as MNPFWSMSTSSVRKRSDGEEKTLTGDVKTSPPRTAPKKQLPSIPKNALPITKPSSPAPATQSANGTHASYGPFYLEYSLLAEFTLVVKQKLPGVYVQPSYRSALMWFGVIFIRHGLYQDGVFKFTVYIPDNYPDGDCPRLVFDIPVFHPLVDPTSGELDVKRAFAKWRRNHNHIWQVLMYARRVFYKIDTASPLNPEAAVLYEKDIQLFKSKVVDSVKVCTAHLFDQPKIEDPYAISFSPWNPSVHDEAREKMLTQKKKPEEQHNKSVHVAGLSWVKPGSVQPFSKEEKTVAT; from the exons ATGAACCCTTTCTGGAGCATGTCTACAAGCTCTGTACGCAAA CGATCTGATGGTGAAGAAAAGACATTAACAGGGGATGTGAAAACCAGTCCTCCACGCACTGCTCCAAAGAAACAGCTGCCTTCTATTCCCAAAAATGCTTTGCCCATAACTAAGCCTTCATCTCCTGCCCCGGCAACACAGTCAGCAAACGGCACGCATGCTTCTTACGGACCTTTCTACCTGGAATACTCCCTTCTTGCGGAATT TACCTTGGTTGTGAAGCAGAAGTTACCTGGTGTCTATGTGCAGCCATCTTACCGATCTGCATTAA tGTGGTTTGGAGTAATATTCATACGGCATGGACTTTATCAAGATGGTGTATTTAAGTTTACAGTTTACATCCCCGATAACTACCCAGATGGTGACTGTCCA CGTTTGGTGTTTGATATTCCCGTCTTTCACCCGCTAGTTGATCCCACCTCAGGTGAACTGGATGTGAAGAGAGCATTTGCAAAATGGAG GCGGAACCATAATCATATTTGGCAAGTATTGATGTATGCAAGGAGAGTTTTCTACAAGATTGATACAGCAAGCCCCCTAAACCCAGAGGCTGCAGTACT GTACGAAAAAGatattcagctttttaaaagtaaagtggTTGACAGTGTTAAGGTGTGCACTGCTCATTTGTTTGACCAACCTAAAATAGAAGACCCCTATGCAATTAG ctTTTCTCCATGGAATCCTTCTGTACATGATGAAGCCAGAGAGAAGATGCTAACTCAGAAA AAGAAGCCTGAAGAACAGCACAATAAAAGTGTTCACGTTGCTGGCCTGTCATGGGTAAAACCTGGCTCAGTACAACCTTTCAGTAAAGAAGAGAAAACGGTAGCAACTTAA
- the AKTIP gene encoding AKT-interacting protein isoform X2 produces MNPFWSMSTSSVRKRSDGEEKTLTGDVKTSPPRTAPKKQLPSIPKNALPITKPSSPAPATQSANGTHASYGPFYLEYSLLAEFTLVVKQKLPGVYVQPSYRSALMWFGVIFIRHGLYQDGVFKFTVYIPDNYPDGDCPRLVFDIPVFHPLVDPTSGELDVKRAFAKWRRNHNHIWQVLMYARRVFYKIDTASPLNPEAAVLYEKDIQLFKSKVVDSVKVCTAHLFDQPKIEDPYAISFSPWNPSVHDEAREKMLTQKKPEEQHNKSVHVAGLSWVKPGSVQPFSKEEKTVAT; encoded by the exons ATGAACCCTTTCTGGAGCATGTCTACAAGCTCTGTACGCAAA CGATCTGATGGTGAAGAAAAGACATTAACAGGGGATGTGAAAACCAGTCCTCCACGCACTGCTCCAAAGAAACAGCTGCCTTCTATTCCCAAAAATGCTTTGCCCATAACTAAGCCTTCATCTCCTGCCCCGGCAACACAGTCAGCAAACGGCACGCATGCTTCTTACGGACCTTTCTACCTGGAATACTCCCTTCTTGCGGAATT TACCTTGGTTGTGAAGCAGAAGTTACCTGGTGTCTATGTGCAGCCATCTTACCGATCTGCATTAA tGTGGTTTGGAGTAATATTCATACGGCATGGACTTTATCAAGATGGTGTATTTAAGTTTACAGTTTACATCCCCGATAACTACCCAGATGGTGACTGTCCA CGTTTGGTGTTTGATATTCCCGTCTTTCACCCGCTAGTTGATCCCACCTCAGGTGAACTGGATGTGAAGAGAGCATTTGCAAAATGGAG GCGGAACCATAATCATATTTGGCAAGTATTGATGTATGCAAGGAGAGTTTTCTACAAGATTGATACAGCAAGCCCCCTAAACCCAGAGGCTGCAGTACT GTACGAAAAAGatattcagctttttaaaagtaaagtggTTGACAGTGTTAAGGTGTGCACTGCTCATTTGTTTGACCAACCTAAAATAGAAGACCCCTATGCAATTAG ctTTTCTCCATGGAATCCTTCTGTACATGATGAAGCCAGAGAGAAGATGCTAACTCAGAAA AAGCCTGAAGAACAGCACAATAAAAGTGTTCACGTTGCTGGCCTGTCATGGGTAAAACCTGGCTCAGTACAACCTTTCAGTAAAGAAGAGAAAACGGTAGCAACTTAA